The proteins below come from a single Perca flavescens isolate YP-PL-M2 chromosome 8, PFLA_1.0, whole genome shotgun sequence genomic window:
- the dld gene encoding dihydrolipoyl dehydrogenase, mitochondrial, with protein sequence MQSWTQLYRSLATRSHHLPCKLHGASALSVRTYADKAAIDADVTVVGSGPGGYVAAIKAAQLGFKTVCVEKNASLGGTCLNVGCIPSKALLNNSYLYHMAHGKDFESRGIEISGLSLNLEKMMAQKSGAVKALTGGIAHLFKQNKVTHVSGFGRVTGKNQVTAVAADGSEQVINTKNILIATGSEVTPFPGIPIDEDTIVSSTGALSLKKVPEEMIVIGAGVIGVELGSVWQRLGSKVTAVEFLGHVGGMGIDMEMSKTFQRILQKQGFKFKLGTKVLGATKRPDGKIDVAVEAAAGGKNETLTCDVLLVCIGRRPFTENLGLDSVGIELDNRGRIPVNNRFQTKVPSIYAIGDVVAGPMLAHKAEDEGIITVEGMAGGAVHIDYNCVPSVIYTHPEVAWVGKTEEQLKEEGVPYKVGKFPFAANSRAKTNADTDGMVKILSHKETDRMLGAHIVGTGAGEIINEAALAMEYGASCEDIARVCHAHPTVSEAFREANLAASFGKAINF encoded by the exons ATGCAGAGCTGGACGCAGTTATACCGCTCCTTGGCAACG CGGAGCCACCACCTGCCCTGCAAACTGCACGGAGCTTCAGCGCTGTCCGTCAGAACCTACGCCGACAAAGCAGCCA TCGATGCAGACGTCACGGTGGTGGGCTCCGGTCCGGGCGGCTACGTCGCTGCCATCAAAGCCGCACAGCTGGGCTTCAAG acagtgtgtgttgaGAAAAATGCCTCGCTGGGTGGGACCTGTCTGAACGTCGGCTGCATCCCCTCCAAG GCTCTGCTGAACAACTCCTACTTGTACCACATGGCTCACGGCAAGGACTTTGAAAGCAGAGGCATCGAAA tttcaGGCCTGTCGTTGAACCTCGAGAAGATGATGGCTCAGAAGAGCGGAGCTGTCAAAGCCCTGACCGGAGGAATCGCACATCTATTCAAACAGAACAAA GTGACCCACGTCAGCGGTTTCGGGAGGGTGACCGGTAAGAACCAGGTGACGGCCGTAGCAGCCGACGGCAGCGAGCAGGTCATCAACACCAAGAACATCCTCATCGCCACCGGCTCCGAGGTCACGCCCTTCCCAGGGATCCCG aTTGATGAGGATACAATTGTGTCGTCAACAGGAGCTCTGTCCCTGAAAAAAGTCCCCGAGGAGATGATCGTGATCGGAGCCGGAGTCATcggagtggagctg GGGTCAGTGTGGCAGCGTCTGGGCTCTAAAGTCACAGCAGTGGAGTTCCTGGGCCACGTGGGCGGCATGGGCATCGACATGGAGATGTCCAAGACCTTCCAGCGCATCCTGCAGAAGCAGGGATTCAAGTTCAAGCTCGGCACCAAAGTCCTGGGAGCCACCAAGAGGCCCGATGGCAAGATCGATGTGGC GGTGGAGGCGGCTGCCGGAGGGAAAAACGAGACTCTGACGTGCGACGTGCTGCTTGTCTGCATCGGCCGGCGGCCGTTCACGGAGAACCTGGGTCTGGACTCTGTCGGCATCGAGCTGGACAACCGGGGCCGCATCCCCGTCAACAACCGCTTCCAGACCAAAGTGCCCAG TATTTATGCCATCGGTGACGTGGTTGCCGGGCCGATGTTGGCGCACAAGGCCGAGGACGAGGGCATCATCACGGTGGAGGGCATGGCCGGCGGCGCTGTGCACATCGACTACAACTGCGTTCCCTCCGTCATCTACACGCACCCCGAGGTGGCCTGGGTGGGCAAGACAGAGGAGCAGCTCAAAGAGGAG GGCGTCCCGTACAAAGTCGGCAAGTTCCCCTTCGCAGCCAACAGCCGAGCCAAGACCAACGCAGACACGGACGGCATGGTGAAGATCCTCAGCCACAAGGAGACAGACAGGATGCTGGGAGCTCACATCGTCGGAACT GGTGCCGGAGAGATAATCAACGAGGCTGCTTTGGCCATGGAGTACGGAGCTTCCTGTGAAGATATCGCCAGAGTCTGCCACGCCCATCCT ACGGTGTCGGAGGCCTTCAGAGAAGCGAACCTCGCCGCCTCTTTCGGCAAAGCCATCAACTTCTGA
- the LOC114559625 gene encoding zinc finger and SCAN domain-containing protein 12-like, whose amino-acid sequence MTKVQMLRSLVEQRLTAAAEEIFGLFERTIAEYEEELCRSKEKNERQQKLLDAVYNPQLRLHRADVQQLSVVKAEVPPEQQEWSSSLDQEDPEPPPHIKEEQEELWTSQEGEQLQGLEEADIKFLFTSVPVKSEEDDEEKAQSSQLHESQTEENREAERTGADGEDCGGPEPARNSDPDSPLQPATHDKTSDSSESQTDASADWEETREPQSGLNSLQNNEVAVSGVECNTGNTSVSSSECAGSFGRNIFEFSHTLGQRITTHTGGKSFSCSICSKTFADPRNLRRHMSVHTGEKPFICSVCDKGFAQKTHLRKHLVVHTGEKTFSCFFCEKRFRDRSSLKRHLIVHTGEKQFNCSLCDKRFALKQTLKRHLLVHTGEKL is encoded by the exons ATGACTAAAGTCCAAATGCTGAGATCGTTGGTGGAGCAGCGACTAActgcggctgctgaagagatatttgggctgtttgaaaggacgatagcagagtacgaggaggaaCTTTGTCGTTCAAAAGAGAAGAACGAGCGACAACAGAAACTACTGGACGCTGTTTACAACCCTCAGCTTCGgttacacagagcag ATGTCCAGCAGCTGTCGGTGGTGAAAGcagaggttccccctgagcagcaggagtggagctccagtctggaccaggaggacccagagccccccccacacattaaagaggaacaggaggaactctggaccagtcaggagggagagcagcttcaagggctggaggaggctgatatcaagTTCCTGTTCACttctgtccctgtgaagagtgaagaagatgatgaagagaaagctcagtcctcacagcttcatgaAAGCCAAACTGAGGagaacagagaggcagagagaacaggagctgatggagaggactgtggaggaccagaaccagccaggaactcagaTCCAGATAGTCCTTTACAACCAGCTACTCATGACAAGACTTCAGACTCCTCTGAATCTCAGACTGATGCCAGTGCAGACTGGGAGGAGACTAGGGAACCTCAGTCAGGTTTAAACTCTCTGCAAAACAATGAAGTAGCTGTAAGTGGTGTGGAATGTAATACTGGAAACACATCAGTTAGCTCCTCTGAATGTGCTGGAAGCTTTGGCAGAAATATCTTTGAATTCAGTCACACTTTGGGTCAACGCATAACAACCCACACAGGGGGGAAATCATTTAGTTGTTCGATTTGCAGTAAAACATTCGCAGACCCTAGAAATCTGAGACGGCACATGTCCGTCCACACCGGCGAGAAACCATTTATTTGTTCAGTTTGCGATAAAGGATTCGCTCAAAAGACACATCTCAGGAAACACCTGGTTGTCCACACAGGTGAGAAAACGTTCAGTTGTTTCTTCTGTGAAAAAAGGTTTCGAGACCGTAGCTCTCTGAAGAGACACCTGATCGTCCACACGGGGGAAAAACAATTTAACTGTTCACTTTGTGATAAAAGATTTGCACTGAAGCAAACTCTGAAACGGCACTTGCTTGTCCACACGGGAGAGAAGTTATAG